The genomic interval CACCATGATCCCGCTGATCGACTCTTGAATCTGGGCGTTGATAATGGCCGTTACTTTACGGGCGTCAAGCGTGACCCGCCGGGCAATACGCCGAAAGCTAAGGGCAATGGTAACGGCAATAGGGGCAAAGGCGATCAGCAGCAGGGTCAGCCAAACATTGATGCTAAAAAGCCAGATGGAGAGGAACACCACCAGCGTGATCTGGCTGAGCAGGTTGGTGGTCAGGGTGACCACTTCCGCAAAGTCCTGGGTGTCGGACGTGACCCGGCTGACGATTTTGCCGGAGGGATGCTCGTCAAAAAAGGAAAGATCATGGCCGATGGTGGCGTTAAAAACATCCTCGCGCAGTTTAAGCACCACGTTGCCCACCACCCGCGCCGAAAAGAATTGCTGGATAAAATTAAATCCCCACGCCGCCGACCCCAACAACAGCACCGCCCCCGACATCAACAAAATAAGGGCCGTGGTCGGGTTTCGGCTGACCAGGTCCAGCGCCCTGGAAATAAGAATAGGCCCGCCCGCGCCGGCAATGGCGTTTAAGGTGATCGCCGCCGCTACCAGGATCATCTTTGGGGCGTGGGGCCGGAAGTAGCTGGTGATCCGGCGTAACAGTTCGCTGTCGCTGTAAGTGCGGTCATAGGCCTCGCTCTCAAGGCCATCCAAAATAAAACCCATCGTCTACTTCTTCTCCCTATGCCTCATATCTGGCAAAAATCTTTTGATAATCCGCGCTCCGCGCTAACAACTCGTCGTGCGTGCCCTGGTCCACCAACTCGCCGCGACGGAGCACCAAAATGTGGTCGGCCCAACGAATCTGGCTGAGCCGGTGGGTGATGAGAAACGTGGTGCGCTGGCGGCTGATCCGGCGCATGGCCCGCTGGATCTGGTCTTCGGTGGCGCTGTCAATAGCGCTGGTGCTGTCGTCTAAAATCAGGATGCGGGGGTTGGTGAGAAAGGCGCGGGCAATGGCAATACGCTGGCGCTGGCCGCCGGAAAGCGTAACCCCGCGCTCGCCCACCTCGGTTTGGTAACCCTGGCTGAAGTGGGTAATAAAATCATGGGCCTGGGCCTGGCGGGCCGCTTCTTCAACCGCCTCAGGCCTGGATTCGGCGCAGCCAAAGGCGATGTTCTCGGCCAGGGTGCCGGAAAAGAGAAACACGTCTTGCTCAATAGTTGAAATTTGAGAACGTAACGACTCCATACTCCACTCGCGCACGTCTACGCCGTCAATGCGCACCTGGCCCCCGTCAACGTCAAAAATACGGTTGATGAGGCGGGTCAACGAGGATTTGCCGGAGCCGGTTTGCCCCACAATGGCCACGGTTTGCCCCGCTTTGGCCGTAAAGCTGATGTTTTTGAGGGTGCAGGTATCATTATAGCCAAAACTGACGTGGTCAAACACAACTTCGCCCTCAATGGGTTTGGCCAGCCCGGCCTTGTTCTCGTCAAGTTCGGTTTCGGCGTTAAGCAGCAGCAAAATACGTTCGGCCCCGGCCACGCCCAATTGGACCAGGTTGAAAGAGAAAATAGAGATAAACGTGATAAACCGGAACAGGCCCATCAGGCCCATAAACGTGATCACCTCGCCCAGGGTCAAACTGCCCGCCCGCCACAACAACAGGGCCAGTAAAAAACCCCCGGCCCAACACAGGCTGAACATCAACATGGGCCAATAGAGCGCCTGAATTTCGCCCTGGCGCACAAAATGATCCCGGAACAGGCCGGCGTTTTGGGTGAATTTGTGCCACTCGTATCGCTCCCGCACGTTGGCCTTAACCGTCTCTATCCCGGCAATGGACTCGGCCAGGCCGGCGTTCATCACGCCAAATTGCTGCCGCATGGCAATACTCACCGGCTTGAGTTTGCGGTTGTAATCGGCCAGGGTCAGGGCAAAGAGGATCAGAAAAACGCCCGGCGCCGCCAGCAGAGTAGGCTCAATGAAGCCAATAAGCACAAAGGGCGTAATGGCCGCAAGCACCGAGTCGACGATCAAATTCATGCCGGGGCTGAACATTAAGTTCACCGAACGGACGTCGTTGGTGGCCCGGGCCATGATGTCGCCGATGCGCTGGCGGCCATGAAAAGTTTGGCTCTTGCCCAACAAACTCACGTACAGTTCATCCCGGGTATCGCGCTCCACCCGCTGGGCCAAAAACTCGGCGGCGTAGTTACGGGCCAGGCCGGTAATGCCCTGGATGAAGGCCATACTCACTGCCCCCAGAGCCAGCCAGGCCAGGCCAGACATAAGCCAGTTGGGGGTAGTGATCAAGTCAAAGGCCTGGCCCACAAACACCTGAATGTAGCCATAGGCTAAATTATTAATAACGGCCATTACCACCATCGCCGTGGGCAGCAGTGGATAACGGGCCACATGAGACCCTATCCAGCGCACCGGCCCGGTGCGATTGTAGAGGTATTCGTTTTCTATGGTAAATTCTCTTTTGGCCATGACCCCTTTTACTTTATGTCAATTTTACACCTATCTTTTCATGTGGTATACTTACACTAGCATAATAGGGGTTATTACGCTAATTTGTACAATGAAATTTGATTAAAAAATGAGCACCTTTGCCAACAGACTTGCCACCAGGATCACTAATTTGGGCCTGGCCGGGCCGGCCGTTCTGCTCCTGGAAGCAAATAAGCCGCTTGCTTTTTTGGGCAGCCAACTGCTGTTGGTGGCGCAGCCAACGCTTAACCTGTTTCTGGCGCGGGACTTTACGCAAAATGTGGTTGACTTGCTGGCAGATTCGGAGCAATTGGAGCAATTGATTGACCGTCTTGAAGAAAAACCCGGGCCGGCCTCTGGAGATAAGGCGTTACCCCAAACCGGCCAGGCCATAATGCCAGATGTAAATTTCAGCTCGGAGGAGACCCAGCTATGACCCAGGAGCCTTTGATTTGGGGCATGGCTTTGTTGCTTATTTTTGCCGGGTTACTCTTTTATTTCACCGGCCGCCTTACGGCCGGTCGTTCCCCCGCGCTGCGCCGAATCCACGCTTTTGAAGCCCTGAAAGGATTTACCGGCCGCGCCATAGAAGCGGGCCGCGCCCTGCATTTATCGGTGGGGGTGGGCAGCGTGGCCAACCAGTCCACGGCCGATAGCCTGGCCGGGTTAACGGTGCTGGATTATCTGGCCGAACAGGGCGCTACCACCGGGGTGCCGCCGATTGTGTCCATGGCCGATCCCACCGTTATGCTTTTTGCCCAAAATGCGTTACGGGCCGCCCACGCCGACGACCCGGAAGTGGCCGAGGAAGCTTATCGCCAGATCCGTTGGATTGCGCCTCAACCGGCGGCTTATGCCGCCGGGGTGATGAGTTTGATGAATATTGATGAAACTGAGGCCAATGTGCTGGTAGGAAAATTTGGCGACGAGTACCTGCTGATGGGTGAAACAGCTGCCCGACGCGGTAGTGGCCACATCGGCGGCACCAGCGACCCCAATACTTTGCCCTTCATTTACGCCTCGGCGGAAGAAACCCTGCTGGGGGAGGAGATTTACGCTGCGGGCGCTTATCTCCAACAACGTCCCTTCCATATCAGCAGCCTGGTGGCTCAAGATACCATGCGTTGGCTGATTCTTTTGTTCATTTTGACCGGCATCCTGGCCGCCTCTAAAGTATGGCCGTTTTATTTATTGAGCGAATTTTGGGTAAAATAACCGGCAATTAAGTTACAGGATTATGATTATTCGGATTGGGCGCATTATTGCTACGGTGGTGGCTATAGTAGGGGGGCTATTTGTTTTGGCCGACCTGTTTGCCGCGCAGTGGCCAGGAGAAATTTTTAACATCCCCGGCTTCAAACAAACCGTCAACGGCGTAGGCTTTTTCCTGGTCAGTTGGACGGCCATTGTGGTTGCCTTTGCCCTGTTTTTGGGCCTGGCCAATGTTATCAGCGTTCATTGGCACCGAATCCGCACCCGCAAACCAGGCTCAATTTACAGTATTGTTTTATTGGCTTCACTTATGATCACCTTAATAATGGGCTATGGCGGCCCGGCATCGGAAAACGGCCAGCGCATTTTTAAGTTTGTTTTGCAACCGCTGGAGGCTACCTTTTTTTCCCTATTGGCCGTTTTTATTGCTACGGCTGCGTTTCGCGCCTTCAGGGTGCGTAGCCTGGAAACATTCTTTTTTGTGCTCTTTGCCGTGATTGTTTTGTTAGGGCAAGTGCCGGTTTCCATTTATATCTGGCCGGAATTGCCCGTGATCAAAGATTGGATTTTGGATGTGCCCACCCTGGCCGGTGTCCGGGGTATTTTGTTGGGAGTTGCCCTGGGCACAATTGCCACCGGCCTGCGCGTGTTTATTGGCGCCGACCGCCCTTATACGGATTGATTGAGGGAGTAATGGTTAAAAAACTGCAACGGGTAAGTCCCCAAAAAGTAACTACCGGCCAACTGCCCGAACTGACCCAAAATGTGCGGGAACAGGTGCCCACCTGGCTCAAACTGCTGTTAACCAAGTATGGTGAAACAGAAGGCCGGCTGGTTGGTCTTGAAGCAGAACCCAAGCCGGAAGAGGAGAGAATAGGCCCTCCGCCGCCTACTCAGGAAGAAGAAAGTAAACTTTCTAACCTGCTGGAACAGATGGCCGAAGAAGGTTTGGATGTGGCGCCAGATCGTAACGTGCCTACCTCGGTTGAGTGGAGCAGTGCGGCCCAACCGGTTGAACCTCCTGTAGCGCCGCTGGACGATTTTTTGGCCGGTCTGGGCGACACAGGGGTAGAAGAAAATTACGATACGCCTGCGGGGTATGAGCAAGCCCCCCTTTACGAAGAGCATACACCGGTGCCCGGGGCAGAGGTGCCAGATTGGTTGACCGATACCGGGCCGGAACAGGGCGATTATGATCAAACGCCCTCGGACTTTACAGTTTCAGAACAACCTTCGACGGCTGCCTCCCCCCCCTCTTCTTCTGGCGGCCAAGAAGTGCCGGACTGGTTGACCGAGGCCCTAGAAACTCCATCATCAGCGTCAGAGGCCCCCGCCTTTACGTCACCATCAGCTCCCGCGGTTAGCGATGAAGAAGTGCCAGATTGGTTGACCGAAGCCTTAGAAGAAACTCCAGACACGGCTTTGCCGGTAGAAAGTCAACAATTTTCTCCCTCGTTCCCCCCGGAGGCAGAAACGCCCGACTGGCTCACGGAATCTCCATCTGCGCCGGAGGCGGCCACCGGACCGGAATCCTCTATGCCCGCCGAAACACCCGCCTGGTTGACAGAAACAGAAATGCCTGCTGCCGAAGGATGGGAAACGGTTTCGCCCCTGGCCGAATCCACGCCGGACTTTGCCGCCGACATTCCCGATTGGCAAATCCCCGATTGGATCACCGAAGGGATAGATGAGGTAGCCGGCCCGGCAGAATCCGCCTCTGCCGAGCCAGATATTCCTGATTGGATTGCCCAGGGAGAAACATTCGTTGAAACCGATGCCGCGCCAGAAAGCTCAGAATTTCCTGATTGGCTAACGCCCCTGGCCGAAACTACGCCTCCACCTTCATCTGTTGCGCCTGTAGAAGAGGACATCCCGGATTGGCTTGCGGCCGAGCCGGCTGCCCCCCAGCCCGCTATGGCCGATGAAACAGAGCCAGATTGGCTGTTTGATACGCCGCCGGCAGCGGCAGAAACTTCTATCGCCGCGGCTGAAACGCCGGCAGAACAAGAGCCGGTTGGGCCAATTCAGGATATACCGGGTTGGTTACAAAACATCCAAACCGAGCCGGGGTCATTACCGGCAGCGCCCTCTGCCGGTATGCCGCGGTGGCTAGAGAATATCCAGTCGCCAACCGAAATATCACCCCCACCTCTCGGTCAGCCGCCTGGTTGGTTAGAAAATATCCAAACCACCCCCGGAAGCCAACCGCCGGCGCCGGTAGCGGAGCAAACTGTAGAACCTGGGCCAATGATGGCTGACGCCGACGATTGGCTGACCGGCTTGGGCGCGCCCCCGCTAGACGACACCCCCGTGGCCGCTGTTAAAACTCCCAACCTTGTTGAGTCTGAGGATTGGTTGGCCGATTTTGACGCGCCTGCCCCTGGCGATACGTCTGTTGCTGAAGCGGCCCCTTCTGCCGAGCCTGATTGGTTCGGTGATTCC from Anaerolineae bacterium carries:
- a CDS encoding ABC transporter ATP-binding protein, which produces MAKREFTIENEYLYNRTGPVRWIGSHVARYPLLPTAMVVMAVINNLAYGYIQVFVGQAFDLITTPNWLMSGLAWLALGAVSMAFIQGITGLARNYAAEFLAQRVERDTRDELYVSLLGKSQTFHGRQRIGDIMARATNDVRSVNLMFSPGMNLIVDSVLAAITPFVLIGFIEPTLLAAPGVFLILFALTLADYNRKLKPVSIAMRQQFGVMNAGLAESIAGIETVKANVRERYEWHKFTQNAGLFRDHFVRQGEIQALYWPMLMFSLCWAGGFLLALLLWRAGSLTLGEVITFMGLMGLFRFITFISIFSFNLVQLGVAGAERILLLLNAETELDENKAGLAKPIEGEVVFDHVSFGYNDTCTLKNISFTAKAGQTVAIVGQTGSGKSSLTRLINRIFDVDGGQVRIDGVDVREWSMESLRSQISTIEQDVFLFSGTLAENIAFGCAESRPEAVEEAARQAQAHDFITHFSQGYQTEVGERGVTLSGGQRQRIAIARAFLTNPRILILDDSTSAIDSATEDQIQRAMRRISRQRTTFLITHRLSQIRWADHILVLRRGELVDQGTHDELLARSADYQKIFARYEA